The sequence below is a genomic window from uncultured Stenotrophomonas sp..
GGCGTTGCCGCCGTACCCGGGCCGGTTCGACATGGCGCAGGTGGCCGGTGTCGACGAGATTTCCGCGCGGCTGTCGCAGTCGCCGGGCTGGCTGTTCGACGCGCGTGCCGGCGAGCGCTACCGCGGTGAAGTGGAGCCGCTGGACCGCGTTGCCGGCCACGTTCCCGGTGCGCTCAACCGCCCGCTCGCGCTCAACCTGCGTGATGGCCGCTTCCGCCCGGCGGCGGAACTGCGCGCGGAACTGGAACCGCTGCTGGGCGCGCATGCGCCTGCCGAGGCGGTGATGATGTGCGGCTCCGGCGTCACTGCCTGCCACCTGCTGCTGGCCTTCGAGGTGGCCGGCCTGCACGGTGCGCGGGTGTTCGCCGATTCGTGGAGTGGCTGGTCGTCCGATCCGGCGCGCCCGGTGGCGCGGGCGTAGATATGGGGGCATGAATGTAGGAGCGACGTGAGTCGCGACCGGGTTTGTCGTGAAGGCCCGGTCGCGACTCACGTCGCTCCTACGAGTGGCGTGGCATGCGTTGCAGGGGGACTGCCGCCAGCACTTCCTCCCACGGGAACCGCGGCCCCGGGTCGCGCTTGCGCGGCACCCGCAGCGCCGGGTCGTCGCTGGCCGGCACCTGCTCGACATCCAGTTCCTCGTGGCCGGCGATCCAACGCAGCGCCGGCAATTGCGCTGGCAGCCAGTGCAGCAGCGCGACCAATGCATCGATCTGCACACGCGGATAGGGTTCGTCCATCGCCTGGTGGCGCGAGTCCAGCCAATGCGGGTAGCGGCCGCGGTTGACCAGTTCGATACCTACCGAACGCGGGTTGAAACCACGCACGTGGTGGGCCACGCGCAGCACGTCCACGTACTGGTGGATGCTGCCGTCGCGATCGATGTAGTAATGGCCACTGTTGCCGGTACCACTGGCGTAGAGCACGCGCTCGCCGTATTCGCGCGCCGTTGCCAGGTCCGGCAGTTCGGTGCAGTGGATCACCACCAGGTCGACCGCCGCCGGCTCGCGCGCCGGCAGCAACGGTTCGTAGGGCAGGGAC
It includes:
- a CDS encoding N-acetylmuramyl-L-alanine amidase, negative regulator of AmpC, AmpD codes for the protein MPFIHAASLPYEPLLPAREPAAVDLVVIHCTELPDLATAREYGERVLYASGTGNSGHYYIDRDGSIHQYVDVLRVAHHVRGFNPRSVGIELVNRGRYPHWLDSRHQAMDEPYPRVQIDALVALLHWLPAQLPALRWIAGHEELDVEQVPASDDPALRVPRKRDPGPRFPWEEVLAAVPLQRMPRHS